A DNA window from Enterobacter cloacae subsp. cloacae ATCC 13047 contains the following coding sequences:
- a CDS encoding DUF1281 domain-containing protein: MFSWCQNRLEITGKSVCLDVMQPWIAGTEKPLYRHAIRQAIKLFLAGCAGILKPVRAVDYAPYPMLTASGTGAQTSPNQAFQHFIELLEQNAWLDSKTLSRMEKIWLQSGIDALKWEAIPFAARQIMAQLMAVHYADWFGVAGAGGQFDPQERWESLSIMPETTCPCDMLMVMPSRLASELNGEGGLFTGLCITSELYMQLFGMEFPAGHQASWSRDDVGSLTLSFASPWYPPSGEVMGIMSQMFDCEIRHYWISPDAGTSGFNCFDRGDHVDSGPYQAEALRQSASGDGARMYLVTPETAAVPATTAAHYGSIRA, from the coding sequence GCCGGCACGGAAAAACCGCTTTACCGGCATGCCATCCGGCAGGCGATAAAGCTGTTCCTCGCCGGCTGTGCCGGCATACTGAAGCCCGTCAGGGCGGTGGATTACGCACCGTATCCTATGCTGACCGCATCCGGTACAGGCGCGCAGACCTCACCCAACCAGGCCTTCCAGCATTTTATCGAGCTGCTGGAGCAGAATGCGTGGCTTGACAGCAAGACGCTCTCCCGTATGGAGAAAATCTGGCTGCAGTCCGGCATCGATGCACTGAAATGGGAAGCCATTCCCTTTGCAGCGCGGCAGATAATGGCGCAGCTGATGGCCGTGCACTATGCCGACTGGTTCGGCGTTGCCGGTGCCGGTGGTCAGTTTGATCCGCAGGAGCGCTGGGAGTCGCTGAGCATCATGCCGGAGACGACCTGCCCCTGTGACATGCTGATGGTGATGCCGTCACGTCTGGCCTCCGAGCTCAACGGCGAAGGTGGTCTTTTCACCGGGCTCTGTATAACGTCCGAACTCTATATGCAGCTCTTTGGCATGGAGTTTCCGGCGGGCCATCAGGCCAGCTGGAGCAGGGATGACGTGGGGTCACTGACGCTGAGCTTTGCATCTCCCTGGTATCCGCCGTCAGGTGAGGTTATGGGGATAATGTCGCAGATGTTTGACTGTGAAATCCGGCACTACTGGATTTCACCGGATGCCGGCACGTCAGGGTTCAACTGCTTTGATCGGGGGGACCACGTTGACAGTGGTCCGTACCAGGCAGAAGCGCTGCGGCAGTCAGCATCCGGCGACGGTGCACGCATGTATCTGGTGACACCCGAAACGGCTGCGGTTCCTGCAACCACCGCAGCGCACTACGGCAGCATCCGCGCATAA
- a CDS encoding N-6 DNA methylase: MKSVINHEKAFLSLFSQTARYHHRHQVFEDFVSCSVIALQNSLQFCDKREEKYMRIVGRYEKTDISRMAQLLAHVTNGLDETPGDFLGRVFMQLELGDKYRGQFFTPWNIGLMMARMQLGNVEDNFRDKPFITLSEPACGAGCMALAFAFVLREAGYSPHRYLWVSAQDIDPLAAGMAYIQLSLSGVPGEVVIGNSLNDERRRILHTPAHYMGNWSFLLQTRMNAAVA, from the coding sequence ATGAAAAGCGTCATCAACCACGAAAAAGCCTTTCTCTCACTCTTCAGCCAGACTGCACGGTACCATCACCGGCATCAGGTATTTGAAGACTTTGTCAGCTGCAGTGTGATCGCACTGCAGAACAGCCTTCAGTTCTGTGACAAACGGGAAGAAAAGTACATGCGTATTGTCGGCCGTTACGAAAAAACGGACATCTCCCGTATGGCGCAGCTACTGGCCCATGTGACCAACGGGCTGGATGAGACGCCCGGCGATTTTCTTGGCCGCGTTTTTATGCAGCTTGAACTGGGTGATAAATACCGTGGTCAGTTTTTCACGCCGTGGAATATCGGTCTGATGATGGCCAGAATGCAGCTCGGTAACGTCGAAGATAATTTTAGGGACAAGCCGTTTATCACGCTTTCCGAACCTGCCTGCGGCGCCGGCTGTATGGCTCTGGCATTTGCCTTTGTTCTGCGTGAGGCTGGCTATTCTCCTCACCGGTATCTGTGGGTCTCTGCTCAGGATATCGATCCGCTGGCGGCCGGTATGGCGTATATCCAGCTTTCGCTGTCTGGTGTGCCGGGGGAGGTGGTGATCGGCAACTCACTAAACGATGAGCGCCGGCGAATACTTCACACGCCCGCGCATTACATGGGGAACTGGAGTTTCCTGCTGCAGACGAGAATGAATGCAGCCGTTGCATGA